In Mucilaginibacter celer, one DNA window encodes the following:
- a CDS encoding GIY-YIG nuclease family protein, protein MEMRPIGLPYISIINVHFYVDISDNLKKRIKQHFAGMGSVWSKRYPPHEVLEVIVNGSLLVIKVTREYMNRYGKNRVRGEKYYGMKYH, encoded by the coding sequence TTGGAAATGCGCCCAATTGGGCTGCCTTATATCTCTATTATCAACGTTCACTTTTACGTCGACATCAGCGATAATCTCAAAAAACGGATCAAACAGCACTTTGCCGGCATGGGTTCGGTCTGGTCGAAAAGATATCCGCCGCATGAAGTGCTGGAAGTCATAGTGAACGGTTCTTTATTGGTTATCAAGGTCACGCGGGAATATATGAACCGCTACGGAAAAAATCGGGTACGCGGCGAAAAATACTACGGAATGAAATATCACTAA
- the traM gene encoding conjugative transposon protein TraM encodes MENQTKQTSQSPTPAGLLKKRKFYLAVPVLILPFLTMAFWALGGGKDTGRSAAAPSKGLNMALPSAQFKDKPEKDKMAIYRSAAKDTSSGGNRVSKSFIQAMGFTPETAGTTDKAKTAAIGQFAYSTSADLQSDRITAKLAQINRQLSQPFQQSNYSPAAPDPQVSRLDKMMKQLNTPPAEDPEMKQLDQMLSKIQAIQNPEPAKPAATPKEENDSAFSAIPAVIDGRQKVINGGTVRLKLTDTVTLKGILLRSGQLLFGACQVTNQRLLLHIQNIRIGKSILPTDLTVFSLDGMPGIPAPEAELGEAAGSGAGNAIAGMQFLGMDQSLGTQAAAGGINAAKGLFSRKVKKIRVKLDDNFPVLLRDNTHKK; translated from the coding sequence ATGGAAAATCAAACCAAGCAGACCAGCCAATCCCCTACCCCTGCCGGGTTGCTGAAAAAAAGAAAGTTTTATCTGGCGGTTCCTGTACTGATCCTGCCTTTCCTCACCATGGCCTTCTGGGCGCTTGGCGGCGGAAAAGATACAGGCAGATCCGCGGCGGCACCGTCCAAAGGGCTCAACATGGCCCTGCCATCGGCCCAGTTCAAGGACAAACCCGAAAAAGACAAGATGGCTATTTACCGCTCCGCGGCAAAGGACACATCTTCCGGTGGAAACCGGGTCAGTAAAAGTTTCATCCAGGCGATGGGATTTACCCCAGAGACAGCCGGAACAACGGACAAGGCAAAAACGGCCGCTATCGGCCAGTTTGCATACTCCACCAGCGCCGACCTGCAATCTGACCGGATAACCGCCAAACTTGCCCAGATCAACCGGCAGCTCAGTCAACCTTTCCAGCAAAGCAATTATTCCCCGGCGGCACCTGATCCCCAGGTGAGCAGGCTGGACAAAATGATGAAGCAGTTGAATACGCCTCCCGCCGAAGACCCGGAAATGAAACAACTGGATCAGATGCTCAGCAAGATCCAGGCGATCCAGAACCCGGAGCCTGCTAAGCCGGCCGCAACACCAAAAGAAGAAAATGATTCCGCGTTCAGCGCGATCCCCGCGGTGATCGACGGGAGACAGAAGGTCATCAACGGCGGCACGGTGCGGCTGAAGCTGACCGATACGGTCACGCTGAAAGGGATCTTATTACGTAGCGGCCAGTTGCTTTTCGGGGCCTGCCAGGTCACCAACCAGCGGTTGCTGCTGCATATCCAGAATATACGGATCGGCAAAAGTATCCTGCCGACCGACCTGACCGTTTTCAGCCTGGACGGGATGCCGGGCATACCTGCCCCCGAGGCCGAGCTGGGTGAAGCGGCCGGAAGCGGCGCCGGTAACGCTATTGCCGGTATGCAATTCCTCGGCATGGACCAGTCGCTGGGCACCCAGGCCGCGGCCGGCGGGATCAACGCGGCAAAAGGCCTGTTCAGCAGGAAAGTCAAAAAGATCCGGGTGAAGCTGGACGACAATTTCCCCGTACTACTCCGCGACAACACCCATAAAAAATAA
- a CDS encoding TerB family tellurite resistance protein encodes MNRSIKTLALAFILAAALLKPGTIKAQEQEMQQLLLDIEKLTQMKSILSDMKTGYQIYQQGYGTISALSKGNFDLHSLYLSGLLAVSPAVRNYGRVAEILLMQSRLVSEYKEKSGLFRKSGSFSISELNYMGTVYARLVSETLNDLEELTNIVTAGKLRMSDAERIRGIDRIYSASSDKLGFLRSFNDQGIILSLQRTKEAGDTRSLKQLYGLNN; translated from the coding sequence ATGAACAGATCAATAAAAACACTGGCGCTCGCCTTCATCCTGGCAGCAGCCCTGTTAAAACCAGGAACCATAAAAGCCCAGGAGCAGGAAATGCAGCAGTTACTGCTGGATATCGAAAAGCTGACGCAGATGAAAAGTATCCTTTCGGATATGAAAACCGGTTACCAAATCTACCAGCAGGGCTACGGGACGATCTCCGCCCTCTCCAAGGGCAACTTCGACCTCCACAGCCTTTACCTCAGCGGCCTGCTCGCGGTCAGCCCCGCGGTAAGGAATTACGGCCGGGTCGCGGAGATCCTGCTGATGCAGTCCCGACTGGTCAGCGAGTACAAAGAAAAGAGCGGCTTGTTCCGGAAAAGCGGCAGTTTCTCCATCAGCGAGCTCAACTACATGGGCACGGTTTACGCCCGGCTGGTCTCCGAAACCCTGAACGATCTGGAGGAACTGACGAACATCGTCACGGCGGGCAAGCTGCGGATGTCCGACGCCGAGCGTATCCGGGGGATCGACCGGATCTATTCGGCCAGCTCCGACAAGCTCGGGTTTCTCCGCTCCTTTAACGACCAGGGGATCATTCTCTCCCTTCAGCGGACAAAGGAGGCGGGCGACACCCGCTCGCTCAAACAACTTTACGGCCTGAACAACTAA
- the traK gene encoding conjugative transposon protein TraK, translating to MFTHLKNIDTAFKHIRQFSIWLTVANLLSILFFIYKSGLAGAEARNRVYILHNGRLLEAGASERRANLPVELRDHIKNFHEAFFDLSPDDKAIQTNVTRSLYLADESAKREYDNLRESGYYNNLISANISQELTVDSTRLEGNNWPFSFTCYATEKLVRSSGTAYRRLVTRGQVRNISIQTDNNPHGFLIQNWEILSNRDTTLQTH from the coding sequence ATGTTCACCCATCTCAAAAATATCGACACCGCATTCAAACACATCAGGCAGTTCAGTATCTGGCTGACCGTCGCCAACCTGTTGTCAATTCTGTTCTTTATATACAAAAGTGGCCTGGCCGGCGCGGAAGCCCGCAACCGGGTGTATATCCTCCATAACGGAAGGCTGCTGGAAGCAGGCGCATCAGAGCGCAGGGCCAACCTCCCTGTGGAACTGCGGGACCATATCAAGAACTTCCATGAGGCCTTTTTCGACCTAAGCCCCGACGATAAAGCCATCCAGACCAATGTGACCCGGTCGCTCTACCTGGCTGACGAATCGGCCAAGCGGGAATATGACAACCTCCGGGAATCCGGCTACTACAATAACCTGATCTCCGCGAATATCTCGCAGGAACTGACGGTTGACAGCACCAGACTGGAGGGCAACAACTGGCCTTTTTCCTTTACCTGTTATGCCACGGAGAAACTGGTGAGGTCCAGCGGCACGGCCTATCGCCGGCTGGTCACCCGCGGACAGGTACGGAATATCAGCATCCAGACGGACAACAATCCTCATGGCTTTCTCATTCAGAACTGGGAAATATTATCCAACCGGGACACAACCCTTCAAACACACTGA
- the traJ gene encoding conjugative transposon protein TraJ, protein MKNKRTITALTAVTGMIFPLCSHAEGLADDIHGLQGTLDGVYQDMLPLCGQLIGIGQGIAGFGALWYIAARVYRQIASAEPIDFYPLLRPFALGLAILLFPVVIAVINGVMQPTVSATGSMVQNSDAAIARLLKAKEDAIKKTNSWQMYQGEDGSGDRQKWYKYTHPDDQTGNNEGMFESIGNDLKFTMAKASYNFRNTIKQWMSEILQVCYEAAALCINTIRTFFLIVLAILGPLVFGLSVFDGFQHVLTSWLAKYLNVFLWLPVANIFGAIIGKVQENMLKLDISQVQDTGDTFFSSTDTAYLIFLIIGIIGYFTVPGVANYIISPGGSHGLLHKVNTMVINAGNTTIQAGSATGARMQQGATNLVNAPGDFMKGYNSPGQEGQKGNYEEKKLSGR, encoded by the coding sequence ATGAAAAACAAACGGACGATTACCGCTTTGACAGCGGTGACAGGGATGATCTTTCCCCTGTGTTCCCACGCGGAAGGGCTCGCGGACGACATTCACGGCCTGCAGGGCACGCTCGACGGCGTTTATCAGGACATGCTGCCGCTCTGCGGCCAGCTGATCGGCATAGGTCAGGGCATCGCGGGATTTGGCGCTTTATGGTACATTGCTGCCCGGGTCTACCGGCAGATCGCCAGCGCGGAACCTATCGACTTTTATCCATTGCTCCGGCCCTTCGCCCTGGGGCTGGCCATTTTGCTTTTCCCCGTGGTGATCGCCGTGATCAACGGCGTGATGCAGCCAACAGTCAGCGCTACCGGCAGCATGGTGCAAAACTCGGACGCGGCCATCGCCCGGCTGCTGAAAGCCAAAGAGGATGCCATCAAAAAGACGAACTCATGGCAGATGTACCAGGGCGAAGATGGCAGCGGCGACCGGCAGAAGTGGTATAAATATACCCATCCCGACGATCAGACCGGTAACAATGAGGGCATGTTCGAGAGTATCGGCAACGATCTCAAATTTACCATGGCCAAGGCCTCCTATAATTTCCGCAACACGATCAAACAGTGGATGTCAGAGATCCTCCAGGTCTGTTACGAGGCAGCTGCGCTCTGCATCAACACCATCCGTACTTTCTTCCTCATCGTGCTGGCCATATTGGGTCCGCTCGTCTTCGGGCTGTCCGTCTTCGATGGTTTCCAGCATGTACTGACCTCCTGGCTGGCTAAATACCTCAACGTATTTCTCTGGCTGCCGGTGGCCAATATATTCGGCGCGATCATCGGCAAAGTGCAGGAAAACATGCTGAAGCTGGATATTTCACAGGTACAGGACACCGGCGATACCTTCTTCAGCTCGACCGATACGGCCTACCTGATCTTCCTGATCATCGGGATCATCGGCTATTTCACGGTGCCCGGCGTGGCCAATTACATCATCAGCCCGGGTGGCAGCCACGGCCTGCTGCATAAGGTCAACACCATGGTCATCAACGCCGGAAATACAACGATCCAGGCCGGTTCGGCTACCGGGGCAAGGATGCAGCAGGGCGCGACCAACCTTGTTAACGCCCCCGGCGATTTTATGAAAGGTTACAACAGCCCAGGACAAGAAGGACAAAAGGGTAATTACGAAGAGAAAAAGCTGTCGGGCCGCTAA
- a CDS encoding DUF6035 family protein, producing MAYQRSIDLAYDRDTGECYDAATAFRVAKEAYELRKRYNSGELKLGCYGCDQPLLISDSKNDHVHFKHFPNAEDCPLKDGKMSEEEVQDLTSIIRAHERPRHIFLKNRIAELLRQTNGVDADSVIADTRFFFNDLEKRRPDVYGVYQGKEMAFEIQLSQLSQKYLLGRHNFYKSSGIYLVWILDDFDVYGQSTMERDIKYLTPSQNFFKLDETATEFRLTCTYKSPFISEKDRVIAPWKTKSLSLAQVQFDPVQFQIYYLNYKEKLKETERLLEEQLEAQKQRDLDAWNEDRRRQAVKDVDEVMRKMKFYKSSNWNFYKFDEELNKLSQVGLEVLNARLRFADQRVQGKSLINHYVANAVAGQHSFIHYLLRDDRITYDCNISDDDGTTTLQHIFNNEHLRYRQPLIKSLFKRAYQLTEADVQALQTLNLDEKEKDQELQIMKWCYQLKNKALVDAIYQHMTLLFVIETAKRQQMIGSNYRDWISFGVQAVLKHKQFYVYVERAFKRYGLWEIIEAHDKHQSFQKQIAKLQANPPEQDVTLVYPLMYELYHDIA from the coding sequence ATGGCTTATCAACGTTCGATAGATTTAGCCTATGACCGGGACACCGGTGAATGTTACGATGCCGCAACAGCATTTCGGGTTGCTAAGGAGGCTTATGAGCTTCGCAAGCGCTATAACTCCGGAGAGTTGAAGCTGGGGTGTTATGGCTGTGACCAGCCTTTACTCATATCCGATAGTAAAAACGACCATGTGCATTTCAAGCATTTTCCCAATGCCGAGGATTGTCCATTGAAGGATGGGAAAATGAGCGAGGAAGAGGTGCAGGATCTTACCAGTATCATCCGGGCGCACGAACGGCCAAGACATATTTTCCTGAAAAACCGGATCGCTGAATTATTAAGGCAAACTAATGGTGTCGATGCAGACTCGGTAATTGCGGATACGCGCTTCTTTTTTAATGACCTGGAGAAGCGACGGCCGGATGTTTATGGTGTTTACCAAGGCAAGGAAATGGCCTTTGAGATACAGCTTTCCCAATTATCGCAAAAGTATCTTTTGGGCCGGCACAATTTTTACAAAAGCTCGGGTATCTATTTGGTCTGGATCCTGGATGACTTCGATGTGTATGGCCAGTCGACCATGGAGCGGGATATCAAATATCTGACCCCCTCTCAAAATTTTTTCAAGTTGGATGAAACAGCGACGGAGTTCAGGTTGACGTGTACCTATAAATCACCGTTCATATCAGAGAAAGACCGGGTCATCGCGCCCTGGAAAACAAAATCCTTGAGTTTGGCACAGGTGCAGTTTGATCCTGTACAATTTCAAATATATTACTTGAATTATAAGGAAAAACTAAAAGAAACCGAGCGGCTGTTGGAAGAACAGCTCGAAGCCCAAAAGCAAAGGGACCTGGACGCATGGAATGAGGATAGGCGACGACAGGCCGTGAAGGATGTCGACGAGGTGATGCGAAAAATGAAATTCTACAAAAGCAGTAACTGGAACTTTTACAAGTTTGATGAAGAATTAAATAAGTTATCCCAGGTCGGCTTAGAGGTTTTAAACGCCCGGCTTCGTTTTGCTGATCAACGGGTACAGGGCAAAAGTTTAATCAATCATTATGTCGCGAATGCCGTAGCGGGGCAACATTCTTTTATCCATTATTTATTACGTGATGACCGCATCACTTACGACTGCAATATCAGCGATGATGACGGGACCACTACCCTACAGCACATTTTTAACAATGAGCATTTACGCTATCGCCAGCCTTTGATCAAAAGTTTGTTCAAGCGGGCTTACCAACTGACGGAGGCCGATGTACAGGCGCTGCAAACACTGAACCTGGATGAAAAAGAAAAGGATCAGGAACTACAGATCATGAAATGGTGCTACCAGCTTAAAAATAAAGCCCTGGTGGATGCTATTTACCAGCACATGACTCTTCTATTTGTGATAGAAACCGCCAAAAGGCAACAAATGATCGGGTCTAACTACCGGGACTGGATCAGCTTTGGCGTCCAGGCCGTCCTCAAACACAAGCAATTTTATGTGTACGTCGAAAGAGCTTTCAAACGATACGGTCTTTGGGAAATTATCGAAGCGCACGATAAACACCAAAGTTTTCAAAAGCAAATTGCGAAACTGCAAGCTAACCCGCCAGAGCAGGATGTTACGCTGGTCTATCCCTTGATGTATGAATTATATCATGACATTGCCTGA
- a CDS encoding RecB family exonuclease, whose product MDQIDLFGNVTVKALKMRWSFSRLGTFAACPRLGYYHYFGGSKRKAASEPQKERIQFLKQLSAGHLVAGEIVHKAIRAYLMNAKDGQNWKLSQVISFANMLLDNAIQHSADITAGVTREYDHRAPAIIQELFYGTVTAVILKDTLREKMRLSLTQFYNLPDFQGFRNGALHENSLIERKISLDYEGILVEGAIDLIYPSADNWVIVDWKTGENDSEESSLQLLTYALWAHEELGVPLESISLFKAFLTEGIAEPLLFSAQELRRAKARILQDIELLTEMEGFGDAANREAFSACSQPKVCAQCAFQEICSKN is encoded by the coding sequence ATGGACCAGATCGATCTTTTTGGTAATGTGACTGTGAAAGCGCTAAAGATGCGCTGGTCTTTCTCCAGGCTGGGTACCTTTGCGGCATGTCCGCGCCTGGGCTACTATCACTATTTCGGTGGCAGCAAACGAAAAGCTGCCTCGGAACCCCAAAAAGAACGGATACAATTTCTAAAACAGCTATCAGCAGGACATCTGGTCGCCGGGGAAATTGTTCACAAGGCGATCCGGGCTTACCTGATGAACGCCAAAGATGGACAAAACTGGAAATTATCACAGGTGATCAGTTTTGCGAATATGTTGCTGGACAATGCTATACAACACAGTGCCGATATTACTGCGGGCGTAACCCGGGAATACGATCACCGCGCTCCGGCGATCATACAGGAGTTGTTTTATGGAACGGTTACGGCTGTGATTTTGAAAGATACCTTGCGGGAAAAAATGCGCTTGAGCTTAACGCAGTTTTATAATTTACCTGACTTTCAGGGTTTTCGGAATGGGGCACTGCATGAAAACAGCCTGATCGAACGCAAGATTAGTCTGGACTATGAAGGCATTCTGGTAGAAGGCGCTATAGACTTAATATATCCTTCAGCAGATAATTGGGTGATCGTCGATTGGAAAACAGGAGAAAATGATTCGGAAGAAAGCAGTCTGCAGTTGCTGACTTACGCACTATGGGCCCATGAAGAACTAGGAGTTCCCTTGGAGTCGATCAGCTTATTTAAAGCCTTTTTAACCGAAGGCATTGCTGAACCCTTGTTGTTTTCCGCCCAGGAACTGCGCCGTGCCAAAGCCCGGATCTTGCAGGATATTGAACTATTAACAGAAATGGAAGGATTTGGTGATGCCGCGAACCGGGAAGCCTTCAGCGCCTGCAGCCAGCCAAAAGTATGCGCGCAATGCGCTTTTCAAGAAATATGCAGTAAAAATTGA
- a CDS encoding conjugal transfer protein TraI, with amino-acid sequence MKKTGIILIVTLGFSLLSLQPEKAQAQIVAANIIKLTVTKVIRAIDLKVQRLQNNTIWLQNAQKVLENQLSKLRLSEISGWSGSQQQLFSGYYDELWKIKAGIAYYQRIKDLTATQVAMVGEYQKAWSLLRQDNHFNAGEISRMEAVYSGILSASLKNLDQLLLIISSDRTQMTDEQRLELINRAGDRLDENYNDLRRFSSENKMLSLQRSRDLGDTQTIKALYGID; translated from the coding sequence ATGAAAAAAACGGGAATCATCTTGATCGTAACACTCGGCTTTTCACTGCTCTCGCTGCAACCAGAAAAGGCGCAGGCGCAGATTGTCGCCGCGAATATCATCAAACTGACGGTGACCAAAGTCATCAGGGCCATTGACCTGAAAGTGCAGCGGCTGCAGAACAATACGATCTGGCTGCAGAATGCCCAGAAAGTATTGGAAAACCAGCTTTCGAAGCTGAGGCTTTCCGAGATCTCCGGCTGGTCCGGCAGCCAGCAGCAACTGTTCAGCGGTTATTACGACGAGCTCTGGAAGATCAAAGCCGGCATCGCCTATTACCAGCGGATCAAAGACCTGACCGCCACCCAAGTGGCCATGGTTGGAGAATACCAAAAAGCCTGGTCGCTGCTCCGGCAGGACAACCATTTCAATGCCGGTGAGATCAGCCGCATGGAAGCCGTTTACAGTGGCATCCTGTCTGCCAGCCTCAAGAACCTTGATCAGCTGCTGTTGATCATCAGCAGTGACCGTACGCAGATGACGGACGAACAGCGGCTGGAGCTGATCAACCGGGCCGGCGACCGGCTCGATGAGAATTATAACGACCTGCGCAGGTTCAGTTCAGAAAACAAAATGCTCAGCCTGCAGCGCAGCAGGGACCTGGGCGATACTCAAACTATAAAAGCATTGTATGGCATCGATTAA
- a CDS encoding helix-turn-helix domain-containing protein, which produces MDQTFGQLLKAIRREKGISQRELADKVGIDFSYISKVENDRMSPPSADTIQKICEVLQVSTELLLSKSGKLTGELSDAITSSPSAIKFMNEIKDMRLTDHEWDRMITNLKKLR; this is translated from the coding sequence ATGGATCAGACTTTTGGACAGTTATTGAAAGCTATAAGGCGAGAAAAAGGTATCAGTCAGCGTGAGTTGGCAGACAAGGTAGGGATTGATTTTTCCTATATCAGCAAAGTAGAGAATGACCGCATGTCACCGCCATCGGCCGATACGATTCAAAAGATATGCGAAGTACTGCAGGTCTCAACCGAATTATTGTTGTCAAAATCGGGTAAGCTGACCGGTGAACTGAGTGATGCGATCACCTCCAGTCCATCGGCAATCAAGTTTATGAATGAAATTAAAGATATGCGGCTCACCGACCATGAGTGGGACCGGATGATCACCAATTTAAAAAAGTTAAGATAA
- a CDS encoding HNH endonuclease domain-containing protein: MDLPYQEDLPVHLLAGCFNNTSATYKFYWFLAVLGRMEQGEVIIQKRDLFAEMVAHAWYTVNYFRVSFGKQDKLQEAVQSVKALENLTIDADRNYIFKTLSGSANRSTLKELRYFNGEVPHRFLSPWFRAADVQAAYAASQRFERDCLYALYADHIEINPVWVDYLRRHAGILRSFCYWNLAVYLQAKNPNVPDIPSKLIKLPVRKALTEQRKFWDIVLAELGGVNCIYTNRKLAVGDYAVEHFLPYAFVSHDLMWNLIPADRSFNSWKSDKLPPLETYFEPYFNLQQTALEVIRFKVPKHKLLEDYLTIVPDVALFDRQRVYEQLQPMATIARNNGFELLTATAF, from the coding sequence ATGGACTTACCTTATCAGGAAGATTTGCCGGTGCATTTGCTGGCGGGGTGCTTTAATAATACTTCGGCGACGTATAAGTTTTATTGGTTTTTGGCTGTGCTGGGGCGTATGGAACAGGGTGAGGTTATTATTCAGAAGCGTGATCTGTTCGCGGAGATGGTGGCTCATGCCTGGTATACCGTGAATTATTTCAGGGTGTCGTTCGGGAAGCAGGATAAGTTGCAGGAGGCGGTACAATCTGTTAAGGCCCTGGAAAACCTCACTATCGACGCAGATCGCAATTATATTTTCAAAACTTTATCGGGTTCGGCGAACCGGTCGACACTGAAGGAGCTGCGCTATTTTAATGGTGAGGTGCCGCATCGTTTTTTGAGCCCCTGGTTCCGGGCGGCGGATGTGCAGGCAGCTTATGCGGCTTCACAGCGGTTCGAGCGTGATTGTTTATATGCGCTGTACGCGGATCATATCGAGATCAATCCGGTTTGGGTGGATTACCTGAGGCGTCATGCGGGTATTTTGCGGAGCTTTTGTTATTGGAACCTGGCGGTGTATCTACAGGCGAAGAACCCGAACGTGCCGGATATTCCGAGTAAGCTGATCAAGCTGCCGGTACGGAAGGCGCTGACGGAGCAGCGGAAGTTCTGGGACATCGTGCTTGCTGAACTGGGTGGTGTGAATTGTATCTATACCAACAGGAAGCTCGCGGTCGGGGATTATGCGGTCGAACATTTTTTGCCTTATGCGTTCGTATCGCATGACCTGATGTGGAACTTGATTCCGGCCGACCGGTCTTTCAATAGTTGGAAAAGCGATAAGCTGCCGCCTCTGGAAACTTATTTTGAGCCATATTTCAATTTGCAGCAAACCGCTTTAGAAGTGATCCGTTTCAAAGTACCGAAACATAAACTTTTGGAAGACTACCTGACTATAGTCCCGGATGTCGCATTATTTGACCGGCAAAGGGTTTATGAACAATTGCAGCCGATGGCGACGATCGCCAGGAACAACGGCTTTGAATTACTAACAGCAACTGCTTTCTGA
- a CDS encoding putative sensor domain DACNV-containing protein gives MKKATPADLGRFTSQTINHSKHIYFPPPESVIIELMETLYFASMQSEEGELIKVNVTFLDPEAPKGDSRVKEPLDNWKLSRFEKPIPMEIKNVVKLSKAADPWSSSLAVYFDAEEKPWIMGLVDQAVHIQRFFNHEDRNKPALPGVFQVQVTGVGIMSVIFDYELIATIRQNVLVTRFSDVLKYGQISRAILADTMPLKKRLAKYMRKNFNRTNFKEWEREIENTWRDTISRILIQIRNYHHGGAVLITDQTDGLDVKYKMPYPRLAQAIRHALEWSMGSAMYNQDFLQYPDEPIDQDTFFESELTKHQLNTAGNELKGAIRFLASQSCVDGLVLLNHQLEGIGFGVVISEIALPDFVYHSENNEAKPGKLIPRAPDTLGTRHRSMMSFCWKDPQAIGFVVSQDGDIRAFKRVDDQLVMWENIKTQKYLKSKNILNDKIPVIL, from the coding sequence TTGAAAAAAGCTACGCCAGCCGATCTTGGCAGATTCACCTCCCAAACCATCAATCATTCGAAACATATTTATTTCCCGCCACCAGAAAGCGTCATTATTGAATTAATGGAAACCTTATATTTTGCCAGTATGCAAAGCGAAGAGGGAGAACTGATCAAAGTCAATGTTACTTTTCTAGATCCGGAGGCTCCCAAAGGAGATTCCCGGGTTAAGGAGCCATTGGACAACTGGAAGTTAAGCCGGTTTGAGAAACCCATCCCCATGGAGATCAAGAATGTGGTGAAATTATCCAAAGCAGCCGATCCCTGGAGTAGTTCACTGGCCGTATATTTTGATGCGGAAGAAAAGCCTTGGATCATGGGTCTGGTTGACCAGGCTGTTCACATTCAGCGTTTTTTTAATCATGAGGACCGCAATAAACCTGCTTTACCGGGCGTATTTCAAGTGCAGGTCACCGGTGTAGGTATCATGTCCGTAATTTTCGACTATGAATTAATCGCAACTATCCGGCAAAATGTCCTGGTCACCCGGTTTTCCGATGTGTTGAAGTATGGGCAAATATCACGAGCCATCCTGGCTGACACGATGCCATTGAAAAAAAGACTCGCGAAATATATGCGGAAAAACTTTAATCGTACCAATTTCAAGGAATGGGAAAGAGAGATCGAAAATACGTGGCGAGATACCATTTCACGGATATTGATACAAATCCGCAACTATCATCATGGCGGTGCGGTCTTGATCACTGATCAAACGGACGGCTTAGATGTTAAATATAAAATGCCTTATCCGCGGCTTGCCCAAGCTATACGGCACGCGCTGGAATGGTCGATGGGGTCCGCAATGTATAATCAGGATTTTTTACAATATCCGGACGAACCCATCGATCAGGATACGTTTTTTGAAAGCGAGCTGACTAAACACCAACTCAATACGGCCGGCAACGAATTAAAAGGTGCTATCCGGTTTTTAGCATCGCAAAGCTGTGTAGACGGGCTGGTTTTGTTAAATCATCAACTGGAAGGCATCGGTTTTGGCGTGGTGATCTCCGAGATTGCCTTGCCGGACTTCGTCTACCATTCCGAAAACAATGAAGCCAAACCTGGTAAACTGATACCCCGCGCACCAGATACGCTGGGCACCCGCCATCGTTCCATGATGTCCTTTTGCTGGAAGGATCCGCAGGCGATCGGTTTCGTTGTTTCCCAAGATGGGGATATCCGTGCATTCAAAAGAGTGGATGATCAGCTCGTTATGTGGGAAAACATCAAAACGCAAAAGTACCTAAAAAGCAAAAACATTCTGAATGATAAAATTCCTGTAATTTTATAG